GCCAAAGACAAATCCTGTCGAATGCGCTCCAACTGCTGACGCTGTTCGAGTTTCTGAGTTGCCTCAGCAAGACCGCTGCGCAACGCCTCCAGCCGCAGGGCAACCGATTGAAGGCTCTCCCTCGATTTCTGTTTTTCGTCGAGCGTTCGCTGGCATTGCTCAATGGCTTGCTGGGCCTGCTGGCGTTGAGCTGTGGCGCGGGCGGCTTCGACGTGAGCGGCAGCTTGACTCTGCCTGGCTGCTTCCAGCGCCTTGATGTGGTCGAGCCACTGATCGAACTGCGCCAGTTGCCGAGTCGCTTGCTCGCGTTCTTTATCGCGCGCTTGTTCTTCTTTGAGCGCCTGCTGTGCGCGTTGCATGTTCTGTTCAGCCTGATGTAGCGCCGTCTGCGCCTGCGCAAGCTGACGCTCAGCTTGTTGGGCCTCGCTCGTGCGTTGCCGCAACGCTGCCTCTGCTTCAACGAGCGTGGCAGCTTTTCGCGCTAGCGCGAGTTCCGTCTGCTTGGTTGTGAATTGATCCTGCTTCTCAAGCAATGCTGCCAATGCCGCTTGCGCTGCCGCGTGTTCTTTCAATCGCTCGACGACTTGTTGTCCTTGCGCTAATCGCTCATGCGCTTCTTTGTCGCGTTGGCGGTGCTGCTCAAGTTGAGCAGTGATGACCGTCAGTTGCGCCTCTAATTGCTGCCGCCTCTCGGAGAGGGCATCGGCTGATGGCGCGTCGGCTTGCTCCAGGATCATCTGGCAGCGTTGACGGCACGCTTTGATCTGTTCGCTCTGTTGTTTCGCGGTTTCTTTGAGGGCTTCTTCAATCCGACGATAGGTCTCGGTTTGAAACAATGTTTCCAGAATTTTCTCCCGGTCGCCGGAGCCTGCCAGCAGCAGCGTGCGAAACTGCCCCTGCGGCAGCACAATCACTTGACGAAATTGATGACTCTTGAATCCAAGAAGCTGTTCGACGGCTTCAGTGACGCGCTTTGGCTGAGTGGCGATCAGCCGACCCTCCGCTGCGTCATCAGCGCAGCCGGTGCGTTGCCACAGCATAGCCTGGGCTTTTTCCTTCGTTGTTCCTCCACCTTTCTTTCTCGGTCGTTCTTGGTCGGGAGAGCGATAGACGCGGTATAGTTCGCGGCCCAATGAAAAATCGAATGTGACTTCCGTCAAGCATGATGGGTCGGCATGATCGCTGCGCATCTGCTTAGGATTTCGCTCAGCGCCGGATGTTTCCCCGTAGAGGGCAAAGCAAATGGCGTCCAAGATTGACGTTTTGCCGGCCCCGGTCGGTCCGTGAATTAAAAACAAATTCCTATCCTTGAGCAGGCGAAAGTCGAAGACCTGCTCACCGGCGTATGGACCAAAGGCGGAGACAATCAGTTTGACCGGCCTCATCGCTCCGCCTCCTGCTGCCGCAATTGATCCAGCACTGAGCTGAACGCTGCGGCGTGTTGCTGACTCAGGCGCTCTCCGGTCATTTGCCAGTAAAACTCGGAGAAGAGGTCCAATTCGTTCACCTGACGGTGATCAGCGCGAGCCTTGCGCGCGGGCGCCTCGCTCATCAGAAACGCTCGTTGAATATGCAGCACGTTTTGGTAGACCTGACGCAACTTGCCCATCGCGTCCAGGAGCGCGCCGGTGTCCAACAACGTGACCATCAGGTAATCGTCCAGCCGTTGCCCATCGGGCGGGCCTTGCAGCAGCTCAGCCAGATACCCTGTGATGCACCGCACATCACGGCGGGGCGTCAGCCGAATCTGCTGCACGCGACAGCGGCCGCGCTCGTCCATCTCTACCAGATTGACCGACTTGATATGATCGGCTTCCGAGAACGAATACTTGAGTAACGAACCGGCGTAGTGAATGCGCTCATCACCGACCGTCTGCGGCCTGTGCAAATGGCCGAGCGCGACATAGTCGAAACCGGCCAAGCAGTCAGCTTTCACCGTGCCTGCGCCACCAACTGAGAGCGGTCGTTCGGATTCACTCTCTTGACCGCCGGCAACGAACGCATGAGTCACTAAAATGTTGCGCCCCTCCAGCCCATGACGCGCCCGAATGCTATCAAGCAGCGCACGCAGCGCAGCATCATGATCGTCAATCGCTCGGTCGGCCACGTATTGTCGCGCTTCAGCCGGCTCGACGTAAGGAATCGCATGAACAAACACAGGACCATGCTCATCATGCAAAACAATCGGCCTCATCTCCGCTGGCAACAAACCCACAATGTGAAGCTGCTCAGCCGCCAGCAGCCGCGAGCCAAAGCCGAGCCGTTGTGCGCTATCGTGGTTGCCGGCAATCAATACGACCGGCACACGCAATCCCTTGACAATGCGCGACAGCACGTCGTCGAGCAGCGCAATGGCTTCCACCGGCGGAATCGCGCGATCATAAATATCGCCGGCAACCAGCAGTGCGTCAGCTTGCGCGTCTTTCACCAAATCAACCAACTGATCTAACACGTGAGCCTGATCGTCCGTTAAGTGAACGCCGTAAAAAAAGCGTCCGAGATGCCAGTCTGCCGTGTGAATGAACTTCATCGTTGGCCTGCCTCTGCGTTGATCCTTAGATGGAAGTTACGAACCTTCGCCACCTCAGTATACAACCACCAGTCAGCGTGTCAACCGAGCGACTGAAGACACGCACGCTGCATCGAGAATGATCGGCGCTGGCGTCCACACATCGGACGTCAACGCGCATTGACGCCTCGACGGCCAACGCTGAGTGCCACGATCTTTGCTTGTGTGGACCAGCATCACCAGCTATGATTAGCGCGGAAGCAAGAATCTATGGTGCAAGTGGTCATTAAACTCATCAAGCTGACGGCTGATTTAATCATCGTGTTGACCGTGTGTACGATCATGTTTGTGTTGGCTGCGCGCATCAATGCGTTTGAACAGTTCTTTGTCTGGTCGCGCCGCTATGAACGCTGGCAGGTTGATGAACTGGTCACGCTGGCCGTGTTGTTGCT
The genomic region above belongs to Blastocatellia bacterium and contains:
- a CDS encoding exonuclease SbcCD subunit D, whose product is MKFIHTADWHLGRFFYGVHLTDDQAHVLDQLVDLVKDAQADALLVAGDIYDRAIPPVEAIALLDDVLSRIVKGLRVPVVLIAGNHDSAQRLGFGSRLLAAEQLHIVGLLPAEMRPIVLHDEHGPVFVHAIPYVEPAEARQYVADRAIDDHDAALRALLDSIRARHGLEGRNILVTHAFVAGGQESESERPLSVGGAGTVKADCLAGFDYVALGHLHRPQTVGDERIHYAGSLLKYSFSEADHIKSVNLVEMDERGRCRVQQIRLTPRRDVRCITGYLAELLQGPPDGQRLDDYLMVTLLDTGALLDAMGKLRQVYQNVLHIQRAFLMSEAPARKARADHRQVNELDLFSEFYWQMTGERLSQQHAAAFSSVLDQLRQQEAER